The Halodesulfovibrio sp. MK-HDV genome contains the following window.
ACCACAGTATATTTATGAAAGCACGTAGTTAGAATCTAGAAGCATAGCCTAAAGATATTTTGTGTAACGACTTGTATTGAGATGACAAACTGCGGCAGCAAGAGCATCAGAGGTATCCAGCGCCCATTTAGGTTGCTTTACACCTAGGATTTGAGCCACCATAAATGCGACCTGTTCTTTAGCTGCACGGCCACCACCGACGATAGTTTGCTTAATTTTGGTAGGCTCATAGCTAAATACTTCCACATCATTCGCAGCACACGCAGCAAGAGCTACCCCACGAGCCTGACCAAGCTTTAGTGCAGACGCTG
Protein-coding sequences here:
- the ruvC gene encoding crossover junction endodeoxyribonuclease RuvC produces the protein MGWGVIEEISGVVKLVDCGAIRATDKDFARRMGVIFKELDAIVRLHKPTVAAVENVFTAKNPASALKLGQARGVALAACAANDVEVFSYEPTKIKQTIVGGGRAAKEQVAFMVAQILGVKQPKWALDTSDALAAAVCHLNTSRYTKYL